The Armatimonas rosea genome includes a window with the following:
- a CDS encoding response regulator: MDEITVLLTDDHAIVRQGVRAFLETQPDLKVVGEAGSGEEAIRLCEQLAPDIVLMDLLMPGMGGVEATRRVKAISPRTQVIVLTSYHEDEHVVPAIRAGALSYLLKDVAAGEIATAIRKAATGEVTLSPAIAAQMMKAVSGERKPSEPPPPESPLTTRELEVIRLIADGLSNTEIAERLFLSEKTVKSHVSNILAKLHVTDRTQAAVYAWREGLMRP; the protein is encoded by the coding sequence ATGGACGAGATCACGGTTCTACTGACAGACGACCACGCTATCGTGCGGCAGGGAGTCCGCGCCTTTCTGGAGACCCAACCCGACCTGAAGGTTGTGGGAGAGGCGGGGAGCGGCGAGGAGGCGATTCGGCTCTGTGAGCAGCTCGCGCCCGATATTGTCCTGATGGACCTGCTCATGCCCGGGATGGGCGGTGTCGAGGCGACCCGGCGGGTGAAGGCGATCAGCCCACGAACCCAGGTGATCGTGCTCACCAGCTACCACGAGGACGAGCACGTGGTCCCGGCGATCCGCGCGGGGGCACTCTCGTATCTTCTCAAGGATGTGGCGGCGGGGGAGATCGCCACAGCCATTCGCAAGGCAGCTACTGGCGAGGTCACCCTCTCTCCCGCGATCGCGGCGCAGATGATGAAGGCAGTCAGTGGGGAGCGCAAGCCCAGCGAGCCGCCCCCCCCCGAGTCCCCCTTGACCACACGGGAGCTGGAGGTGATCCGCCTAATCGCCGATGGCCTCTCCAACACCGAGATCGCCGAGCGCCTCTTTCTCTCCGAGAAGACCGTCAAGAGCCACGTGAGCAATATCCTGGCCAAGCTCCATGTCACGGATCGTACCCAAGCGGCGGTCTATGCCTGGCGCGAGGGGCTCATGCGGCCTTGA
- a CDS encoding sensor histidine kinase produces MKAPPLRLRTQLKESHIKAAATTALATLGFFVLLGLFGNRPSSNFLERLLPSALVLALSSGVVAGISGYLSARRLAWRFDAMSKAADAWARGDFSAMAPEATDEMGQLAGRLNRMATELRDLMALRQDVATLEERNRLARDLHDTVKQHLFAASMQIGAAKALLPAQPELALTRLDAANDLAQQAQRDLTSVLQELRPVSAQGAPLAILLKGHVSDWSRRNSIPTTFESDELPSLSPEAANGLLRVAQEALANASKHSEATRVEVSLRRDDAGGVRLLIRDNGRGFDARQHRLCGGEGFGLHTMRERAQALPGGRFQLLSTPGAGCCIVVRCDSAARPARMDDFLGMEDAIRLL; encoded by the coding sequence ATGAAAGCGCCCCCGCTCCGTCTGCGCACCCAGCTCAAAGAGTCGCATATCAAGGCTGCTGCGACCACGGCCCTGGCCACCCTGGGATTTTTTGTCCTCCTCGGCCTCTTTGGAAACCGCCCCAGCTCGAACTTTCTGGAGCGCCTCCTCCCCAGCGCCCTCGTGCTTGCGCTGTCCTCCGGGGTGGTGGCGGGAATCTCGGGCTACCTCTCGGCGAGGCGGCTGGCGTGGCGCTTCGATGCGATGAGCAAGGCCGCCGATGCCTGGGCGCGGGGGGACTTCTCCGCCATGGCCCCCGAGGCGACCGATGAGATGGGCCAGCTCGCGGGGCGGCTCAATCGTATGGCCACAGAGCTGCGCGATCTCATGGCGCTTCGGCAAGATGTCGCTACCCTAGAGGAGCGCAATCGCTTGGCACGGGACCTCCACGACACGGTCAAGCAGCATCTTTTTGCCGCGTCGATGCAGATCGGAGCCGCCAAGGCGCTCCTGCCGGCCCAGCCCGAGCTCGCTCTCACCCGCCTGGACGCCGCCAACGACCTCGCCCAGCAGGCCCAGCGCGACCTGACCAGTGTCCTCCAAGAGCTGCGCCCCGTGAGCGCACAAGGGGCACCGCTGGCGATCCTGCTCAAGGGCCATGTCTCGGACTGGAGCCGCCGCAACAGCATCCCCACGACCTTTGAGAGCGATGAGCTCCCCTCTCTCTCTCCCGAGGCTGCCAACGGGCTCCTCCGTGTGGCACAAGAGGCCCTCGCCAATGCCAGCAAGCACAGCGAGGCAACCCGCGTGGAGGTCTCGCTCCGCCGCGACGATGCCGGGGGGGTTCGTCTTCTGATCCGAGACAATGGCCGTGGCTTCGATGCCCGCCAGCACCGGCTCTGCGGTGGCGAGGGCTTTGGGCTCCACACGATGCGCGAGCGCGCCCAGGCCCTGCCAGGCGGCCGCTTCCAGCTCCTCAGTACCCCCGGCGCAGGCTGCTGCATTGTCGTGCGCTGCGATAGCGCGGCACGTCCGGCACGCATGGACGACTTCCTAGGGATGGAAGACGCGATTCGCCTGCTCTAA